From the genome of Pseudomonas hamedanensis:
CGAATGGTAATGAAAACCCCCAATTCTGACAAGGTTAATTACCCGGGGCTAACCCCCTCAAGCCTTGGAGTATAGGGGGTCTACGGATGTGGCAAGTTGTCACAACGCAATTCTTTGATAAATCGCAGGCATAAAAAAACGCCCGCTTCCGTTAGGAATCGGGCGTTCTTTTTTGAACGTGGAAGCGGAATTAACGCTTCGAGTACTGCGGACGCTTACGCGCTTTACGCAGACCCACTTTCTTACGTTCAACTTCACGGGCGTCGCGGGTAACGAAGCCAGCTTTGCGCAGAGCGCCACGCAGGGTTTCGTCGTAGTCCATCAGAGCGCGAGTGATGCCGTGGCGGATTGCGCCAGCCTGACCACTTACACCACCGCCGATCACGGTGACGTAGATGTCGAATTTCTCGACAGTCTCGGTCAGCTCCAGCGGCTGACGAACTACCATGCGGGCAGTTTCGCGGCCGAAGAAGTTATCCAGCGAACGGTTGTTGATGGAGATGTTACCAGTACCCGGACGCAGGAAAACGCGTGCGGTTGCGGTCTTGCGACGGCCAGTGCCGTAATTTTGAGTCGCCGACATAATGTACTATTCCGTTAAAACTTCAGTTCTTGGGGCTGCTGAGCAGTATGAGGGTGTGCAGCGCCCGCATAGACTTTCAGCTTACGGTACATGTCGCGACCCAGCGGGTTTTTAGGCAGCATGCCTTTAACCGCGGTCTCGATCACGCGCTCAGGGGCTTTGGCGATCAGTTTTTCAAAGTTGATCGACTT
Proteins encoded in this window:
- the rpsI gene encoding 30S ribosomal protein S9: MSATQNYGTGRRKTATARVFLRPGTGNISINNRSLDNFFGRETARMVVRQPLELTETVEKFDIYVTVIGGGVSGQAGAIRHGITRALMDYDETLRGALRKAGFVTRDAREVERKKVGLRKARKRPQYSKR